The proteins below come from a single Alnus glutinosa chromosome 9, dhAlnGlut1.1, whole genome shotgun sequence genomic window:
- the LOC133877092 gene encoding uncharacterized protein LOC133877092, giving the protein MESLSLGQVISATHQGSQRRRNPTNPVCRRRTHTQIGRFRFSILSKKSDFQDFLDYAKPARLLPAKELKVWTDTPAEKIYTSFKEDGSQCLFKINLGTSVIYGSGLSDLNSGILVCLIGENGDSILQRIPASLMTDQSTKAEDVVDLDILNFQRGSVDEFIFEGPNLGRVEALWISLESGQWRLGSVSLTVIGGCQLSSEEQHGDELKCSGFQYDFQTEDRLLGEGGGVSMMELRPCFATKLSGVDSFAFFGKSLSQPNSLDSHGISNEESMREYADLKISLLLYDAVLIFVGTSVASFSGGESTAFAFLTGGVGGFLYLLLLQRSVDGLPAPTAPASISSKTQGSDGMSVAFNGPVSSLALVIGVALFLVKYSSGDFPLALTPKELLVGMVGFLACKVAVVLAALKPMPLGLKINK; this is encoded by the exons ATGGAGTCACTTTCTCTTGGGCAAGTAATCTCTGCAACCCATCAAGGTTCCCAAAGGagaagaaacccaacaaacccagTTTGTAGAAGAAGGACTCACACCCAAATTGGGCGTTTTCGCTTCAGTATTCTCTCCAAAAAGTCTGATTTCCAAG ATTTTCTGGACTATGCAAAACCTGCACGTCTCTTGCCAGCGAAAGAATTGAAAGTCTGGACAGATACCCCAGCAGAAAAGATTTATACATCTTTCAAGGAGGATGGATCTCAGTGTTTATTCAAGATCAATCTAGGTACTAGTGTCATCTATGGCTCAGGTCTGAGTGATTTGAATTCTGGGATTCTGGTATGCTTGATAGGTGAAAATGGTGATTCCATATTACAGAGGATACCAGCCAGTTTGATGACTGATCAGTCTACGAAAGCGGAGGATGTGGTTGACCTAGACATACTAAATTTCCAAAGAGGTTCTGTTGATGAATTCATCTTTGAGGGACCCAATCTGGGAAGGGTTGAAGCTCTTTGGATCAGTCTTGAATCAG GTCAGTGGAGATTAGGAAGTGTGAGCCTGACAGTTATTGGTGGGTGTCAACTTTCATCAGAAGAACAACATGGAGATGAGCTTAAGTGTAGTGGTTTCCAATACGATTTTCAAACCGAGGATCGTTTGCTTGGGGAGGGAGGTGGCGTATCCATGATGGAACTTAGACCTTGCTTTGCTACAAAATTATCCGGAGTCGACTCCTTCGCCTTCTTTGGCAAAAGCCTCTCCCAACCAAATTCACTCGATAGTCATGGGATATCAAATGAGGAAAGCATGAGGGAATATGCAGACTTGAAGATCTCTTTGCTACTTTATGATGCTGTGCTGATCTTTGTTGGAACATCAGTGGCATCCTTTTCAGGTGGGGAAAGTACTGCTTTTGCATTCTTAACTGGTGGTGTTGGAGGCTTCTTGTATCTGTTGCTATTACAGAGATCTGTTGATGGTTTACCCGCTCCAACAGCTCCAGCATCTATTTCCAGCAAGACACAAGGGTCTGATGGAATGTCTGTAGCATTCAATGGCCCGGTATCAAGTCTGGCATTGGTGATTGGGGTTGCCTTATTCCTAGTGAAGTATAGCTCTGGAGATTTTCCGTTGGCATTGACACCAAAAGAACTCCTGGTTGGTATGGTGGGATTTCTTGCATGTAAAGTGGCGGTGGTGTTGGCAGCATTAAAGCCCATGCCATTGGGTCTAAAGATAAACAAGTGA
- the LOC133878134 gene encoding F-box/kelch-repeat protein At1g15670-like yields the protein MALQLQIGSSESTELVPGLPEEVGLECLTRVPYTAHAVASRACRRWHELLKSKEFYHHRKKSGHTHKVACLVQALSGANKSSTERKRSSSPSYGITVFDPGGVGTWELLDPVPKYPDGLPQFCQLARCEGKLVVMGGWDPVSYNPVTDVFVYDFTTSRWRQGADMPAKRSFFAIGAYEGRVCVAGGQDENKNASSSAWVYDMRRDEWAELTHLSQERDECEGTLIGDEFWVVSGYSTERQGVFEGSADVYGFGSGRWRRVDGVWEPGQCPRSCVGVRRDGKLASWAESDSAVRVGSCGVMLGARTLVTGSADQGAPQGLYMLEMEREGRNGKLVRISVPDEFCGFVRSGCWVEI from the coding sequence ATGGCCCTGCAATTGCAAATCGGAAGTTCTGAGTCCACTGAGTTGGTACCGGGTTTGCCTGAAGAAGTCGGCCTTGAGTGCTTGACTCGGGTGCCTTACACGGCTCATGCAGTCGCTTCCCGAGCCTGCCGGCGATGGCACGAGCTTCTAAAAAGTAAGGAGTTTTATCACCATAGAAAGAAATCTGGGCATACCCACAAAGTCGCTTGCTTGGTGCAAGCTCTTTCTGGTGCAAACAAGTCTTCTACTGAGCGAAAACGCAGTAGCTCACCGAGTTATGGGATCACCGTGTTTGACCCAGGGGGCGTAGGGACTTGGGAACTACTCGACCCGGTTCCCAAGTATCCCGATGGGCTGCCTCAGTTTTGCCAATTGGCGAGATGTGAAGGCAAGCTGGTTGTGATGGGCGGCTGGGACCCTGTGAGTTACAACCCGGTCACCGACGTTTTCGTGTACGATTTCACGACGAGTCGGTGGCGACAAGGCGCGGACATGCCCGCGAAGCGCTCGTTCTTCGCGATCGGCGCTTATGAGGGCCGAGTCTGCGTCGCGGGCGGGCAGGACGAGAACAAGAACGCGTCGAGTTCGGCGTGGGTTTACGATATGAGGCGGGACGAGTGGGCGGAGTTGACTCATCTGAGTCAGGAGCGAGACGAGTGCGAAGGAACGTTGATTGGGGACGAGTTTTGGGTCGTCAGTGGGTACAGCACGGAGAGGCAAGGGGTGTTCGAAGGAAGCGCCGACGTGTACGGATTCGGGTCGGGTCGGTGGAGACGGGTGGACGGGGTTTGGGAGCCGGGTCAGTGTCCGAGATCATGTGTTGGGGTGAGGAGAGATGGGAAACTGGCGAGTTGGGCGGAGTCGGACTCGGCGGTCCGAGTTGGGAGTTGTGGGGTTATGTTGGGGGCACGGACCCTGGTGACAGGGTCGGCCGACCAAGGTGCGCCACAAGGGTTGTATATGTTGGAAATGGAGAGGGAAGGGAGAAATGGTAAATTGGTGAGGATCAGTGTGCCCGATGAGTTTTGTGGCTTTGTTCGATCTGGCTGCTGGGTGGAGATTTGA
- the LOC133877811 gene encoding probable polyamine transporter At3g13620 encodes METSHASSNDQPLLEQELSPLPTTTNTPKKLALIPLVFLIYFEVAGGPYGEESAVGAAGPLFAILGFFIFPFIWSIPEALVTAELATTFPGNGGFVIWAHRAFGPFWGSLMGSWKFLSGVINLASYPVLCIDYLKLVLPIFSSGLPRYFAIFVSTLVLSFLNYTGLTIVGYTAVSLGIVSLLPFIVMSLIAIPKIDPSRWISLGEEGVGKDWTLFFNTLFWNLNFWDNASTLAGEVEQPQKTFPKALLSAGLFTCLAYLIPLLAVTGAIPLHQEDWVDGYFADAAEIIAGKWLKVWIEIGAILSVIGLYEAQLSSCAYQLLGMADLGFLPQLFGVRSTWFGTPWLGILLSTVITLAVSYMSFVNIISSVNFLYSLGMLLEFASFLWLRKKLPAVNRPFRVPMSLPGLLVMCLIPSGFLVYVMAVATKTVFLVSALLTLGGIAWYFFMNFCNSKKWLDFNHAGEKLEDHGLE; translated from the coding sequence ATGGAAACTTCCCACGCCTCCTCAAACGACCAGCCCCTCCTTGAACAAGAACTATCACCACTTCCGACCACCACCAACACTCCGAAAAAACTAGCTCTAATCCCACTTGTTTTCCTAATCTACTTCGAGGTTGCCGGCGGCCCCTACGGCGAAGAGTCTGCAGTCGGGGCCGCCGGGCCTCTCTTTGCAATCCTTGGCTTCTTCATCTTCCCCTTCATATGGAGCATCCCGGAGGCCCTCGTCACTGCCGAGCTCGCCACCACCTTCCCCGGCAATGGCGGCTTCGTCATCTGGGCCCACCGGGCCTTTGGCCCCTTCTGGGGCTCCTTAATGGGTTCCTGGAAGTTCCTCAGTGGGGTCATAAACTTGGCCTCATACCCAGTTCTATGCATAGACTATCTCAAGCTGGTATTGCCTATTTTCTCTTCAGGTCTGCCTCGCTATTTTGCTATATTTGTTTCAACTTTGGTGCTGTCTTTTTTGAACTATACTGGTCTGACTATAGTCGGGTACACTGCAGTAAGTCTAGGAATTGTTTCACTTTTGCCATTTATTGTGATGTCTTTGATTGCTATTCCTAAGATTGATCCTAGTAGGTGGATCAGTTTGGGTGAGGAGGGTGTGGGAAAAGACTGGACATTGTTTTTCAATACCCTTTTTTGGAACTTGAATTTTTGGGACAATGCTAGTACTTTAGCTGGTGAAGTGGAACAACCTCAGAAAACATTCCCAAAAGCATTGCTCTCTGCTGGGTTGTTCACTTGTTTGGCTTACTTGATTCCTCTCCTGGCTGTAACTGGGGCTATACCTCTACATCAAGAAGATTGGGTTGATGGGTATTTTGCAGATGCTGCAGAAATAATTGCTGGGAAATGGTTGAAAGTCTGGATTGAAATTGGTGCAATTTTATCGGTTATTGGGCTTTATGAAGCCCAATTGAGCAGTTGTGCATACCAACTTCTTGGAATGGCAGATTTAGGATTTTTACCCCAACTTTTCGGGGTAAGGTCTACATGGTTTGGTACACCTTGGTTGGGAATTTTGCTTTCAACAGTGATAACACTTGCAGTTTCTTACATGAGTTTTGTAAACATTATATCTTCAGTTAATTTCTTGTACAGTTTGGGGATGCTATTGGAATTTGCATCTTTCCTTTGGTTGAGGAAGAAGTTGCCGGCAGTGAATAGGCCCTTCAGAGTTCCAATGAGTTTGCCAGGGCTGCTGGTTATGTGCTTGATTCCATCTGGGTTTTTAGTTTATGTAATGGCAGTGGCTACTAAAACTGTTTTTTTGGTAAGTGCTCTTCTGACACTGGGTGGGATTGCTTGGTACTTCTTCATGAATTTTTGCAATTCCAAGAAGTGGCTTGATTTCAATCATGCTGGAGAAAAATTGGAAGATCATGGTTTGGAGTAG
- the LOC133877020 gene encoding probable polyamine transporter At3g13620, with amino-acid sequence MQTSSKSPSNMPDEQELPISTATTTTTTATEPKKLSLVPLIFLIYFEVAGGPYGEEPAVKAAGPLLAIIGFLVFPFIWSIPEALITAELATSFPGNGGFVIWAERAFGPFWGSLMGTWKLLSGVINIAAFPVLCIDYMKRLIPALESGLPRYFAILGSTLSLSFLNYTGLTIVGYAAVVLAFVSLAPFILMSLIALPKIRPHRWMSLGQKGVEKDWNLFFNTLFWNLNFWDNVSTLAGEVEKPQKTFPKALFVAVIFTCVAYLIPLLAVTGSLPLNQNEWESGFMAQAAELIAGKWLKVFLEIGAVLSAIGLFEAQLSSSSFQVLGMADIGSLPKFFGLRSKWFNTPWVGILISTVISLAVSYMDFTDIISSANFLYSLGMLLEFASFVWLRRKLPTMKRPYRVPLRLPGLVIMCLIPSGFLVVIMVLATKKVYLVSGIMTVGGIGWYFLMKFCKAKKLFKFNVDGEVGVEENGHS; translated from the exons ATGCAAACATCCTCAAAATCGCCGTCAAACATGCCTGACGAACAAGAACTCCCCATCTCAACCGCCACTACAACAACGACAACGGCCACCGAGCCGAAGAAGCTATCTCTCGTTCCTCTCATCTTTCTGATCTACTTCGAAGTAGCCGGTGGCCCGTACGGAGAGGAGCCCGCGGTGAAAGCAGCGGGACCCCTCTTGGCCATTATTGGCTTCCTCGTCTTCCCCTTCATATGGAGTATCCCGGAGGCGCTTATCACGGCGGAGCTCGCCACCTCGTTTCCCGGGAACGGCGGCTTTGTTATCTGGGCTGAGCGCGCGTTTGGTCCTTTCTGGGGCTCCTTAATGGGCACGTGGAAGTTGCTGAGTGGTGTCATCAACATTGCTGCCTTCCCTGTTCTTTGCATAGACTACATGAAGCGATTAATCCCTGCTTTGGAGTCTGGCCTCCCCAG GTATTTTGCAATCTTGGGATCGACTTTAAGCCTTTCGTTTCTTAATTATACTGGTTTGACTATTGTTGGATATGCTGCTGTGGTGCTTGCTTTTGTTTCACTTGCTCCGTTTATATTGATGTCCCTGATTGCACTCCCCAAGATTCGACCGCATAGATGGATGAGTTTGGGACAGAAAGGTGTTGAGAAAGATTGGAACTTGTTCTTCAACACCCTTTTCTGGAACTTGAATTTCTGGGACAATGTCAGTACTCTGGCCGGAGAAGTTGAGAAGCCCCAGAAAACTTTTCCAAAGGCTCTTTTTGTTGCAGTGATTTTCACTTGCGTGGCGTACCTGATTCCACTTTTGGCTGTCACTGGGTCTCTTCCTCTTAACCAAAACGAATGGGAATCTGGGTTTATGGCCCAAGCTGCAGAATTGATTGCTGGGAAATGGTTGAAAGTCTTTCTTGAGATTGGTGCTGTGTTATCAGCAATTGGGCTGTTTGAAGCCCAATTAAGCAGTAGTTCTTTCCAAGTTCTTGGAATGGCTGACATAGGATCTTTGCCTAAGTTTTTTGGTCTAAGGTCTAAGTGGTTCAACACACCTTGGGTTGGAATTTTGATATCAACTGTGATTTCACTAGCGGTTTCATACATGGATTTCACAGACATCATATCCTCAGCCAATTTCTTGTATAGTTTGGGCATGTTGTTAGAATTTGCTTCGTTTGTTTGGTTGAGAAGGAAGCTGCCGACGATGAAGCGGCCATACCGGGTTCCGCTGCGGCTGCCGGGGCTGGTGATCATGTGCTTGATACCATCTGGGTTTTTGGTGGTGATAATGGTTCTTGCTACCAAGAAAGTTTATCTAGTGAGTGGTATAATGACTGTTGGTGGGATTGGATGGTACTTCTTGATGAAATTTTGCAAGGCAAAGAAGTTGTTTAAGTTCAACGTTGATGGTGAAGTTGGAGTTGAAGAAAATGGCCATTCATGA